The DNA segment TAGACAATGACATTGTTTGGGTGACCGCCTATGGAATACTTGACGCCCGATATCACCTCGGTTCTTGCGCGAGACGTGTATGACCTGAGGCTCGACGACGACTTGAGCGCATTGGGTGCCTCCGTGCCGCAATGGCTTGGCGAGTTCAATCCTCCGCAACGCATGACAGGCACCTCGGGTGCATTTCTTCGATCACGCTCCGGTTTTGGTTTTTTTTCGTCCGGTCGTGGGAAACGGGCGCGCGAGGCGCTTGTGGTCATGCGGGGTACCGCAACGCTCGCTGACGGACTCACGGATTTGAGTTGCGGGGTCCAGTTGGGGCCTCGGGGATTCTTGGTGCATTCAGGCTTTAACGAGACGTTCGATTCGTTGCGCGAGCAACTGAACGCATGCTTTGGCGCACCAGAAAACCGCGGGGTATCTCACGTCCATTGTGTCGGTCACAGCCTCGGCGGAGCCCTTGCGACGCTGGTCGCGGATTACGCGCGGGCGAGGGGGTTGCGTGCATCGCTCTATACGTTCGGAAGCCCGAGGGTAGGCTACGCGGCTTTCAGTTCCCAGCTCACGGACGCACTGGGACCTGACGACATTTTTCGTGTGTATCACGCCAACGATCCGGTAAGCATGGTGCCACTGTTCCCGTTCCTGCACGCTCCGGATCGCGGACAAGTAGTCATGTTGCCGGCGAAGTACCATGCGTATGACTTTTCGGCACATTCAATGAACGGCTACGTATCAGACGTTTCCGGCAGGGGGTGGCGTGAGATGCGCTGCGGGGCGACGAACTGGCTTGAACGGCTCGATAGCAATGTGCGATTGTGGTTGGACTCCGGGGACCGGTCGGTTCTTTCGCATTATGGCGGTAACATTTTGTGGTTTCTTGGAAAGGCGTTACTCCAGCTGTTGCGTGTTGCCCTGAGCGTTGAAAGTACGGGACTTCAGGTGCTGGTCAGCGCCGGGTTCACATTGGTTGATTCGATCGCATGGTTGCTTGGGCGCGCGGCGCTCTTGAAGAAGGAAGTCGGTACGATGCTGGAGCGCATCCTGAAGGCGCTGATGACAGCCCTCGGTCGCAGCATCGAAGGAATTCAGGACGTTACCGTCGCAGTCCTGCGGTTCTCAATTGGGTTGCTTCTGGGCAGTATCAGCAACCAGGTCACCCGTGCGATCGCGATTGCACACGGAGCGTCGAGATAACGGGCGTCGATTGGAATTGCTGCAAAGCCCTTTCTGGTCATCCTCGGTGACGAAAAAGCGGCGCCGATTCTTCGGCGCGTTGTCGTTCATCGTCCCGGCCACTGGCGCATGGCGCCCCATGCAGCGCCGGGAGGCGGGTTCATGGGGTCCGTCCGGCTTGGTCTCTCGGAACCGCCCTTTGATCCCCAACCTGGCGAGTTTTTCGATGTAGTGCCAGTCGGAGGCGCTGCGCGAGGCGATAGAGGTGAGGTAAGGCGTTTGAACCCAATTATGGCCGTCACCCCGAAT comes from the Candidatus Hydrogenedentota bacterium genome and includes:
- a CDS encoding lipase family protein; translated protein: MEYLTPDITSVLARDVYDLRLDDDLSALGASVPQWLGEFNPPQRMTGTSGAFLRSRSGFGFFSSGRGKRAREALVVMRGTATLADGLTDLSCGVQLGPRGFLVHSGFNETFDSLREQLNACFGAPENRGVSHVHCVGHSLGGALATLVADYARARGLRASLYTFGSPRVGYAAFSSQLTDALGPDDIFRVYHANDPVSMVPLFPFLHAPDRGQVVMLPAKYHAYDFSAHSMNGYVSDVSGRGWREMRCGATNWLERLDSNVRLWLDSGDRSVLSHYGGNILWFLGKALLQLLRVALSVESTGLQVLVSAGFTLVDSIAWLLGRAALLKKEVGTMLERILKALMTALGRSIEGIQDVTVAVLRFSIGLLLGSISNQVTRAIAIAHGASR